Proteins encoded by one window of Flavobacterium sp. N502540:
- a CDS encoding non-ribosomal peptide synthetase — MKDKKIIQDYWLNKIKQYSNDSSYLLSRSEQVPSGQYSILLKKNCLDKVAKLSGGNAIAAATIYLSVFNIVLKRYTNNENIWVASSPFILEGVQSEKDALLFYNTAISNVSSLRDAINATKQEIEETLLYDTIDFELIEKEFLNIELTPEDYLQYAFIYQKLNRRNNRIAQAKLCLEIEDTIAGEESITIHFDAAKYDALFIQNMLEHFTHILENSSNLIDTKVDDIEFITASEKQQLLEFSGESEKKIHASVIEIFEQQVKATPENIALVYKGKKYTYTAVNRKVNHLASLLQKEYGIKSGDIIGIMTDYSANTIFSFAAALKLGATYLPLDYNLTTERLDYILSDTQPKVIITQIEYLNDLFHYDIPLFSIDVMLNEENISDANWQNNSKGDIAYIMYTSGSTGVPKGVVIKDKSIVRLVKETNYIKIDPQDRILAISNSSFDGSTFDIWGALLNGATLHIPEKDLVLNFELLFQAITANEISVVFMTTALFNSMVDTDIDSLKNLRKILFGGEMVSVSHVRKFVNYFGSGRLIHVYGPTENTTFSTFYPVDEVSEDAPSIPIGKPISYTQCYILNESMKLQPVGITGELYVSGEGVAAGYLNKEELTSKSFVENPYQENALLYKTGDICKWLPDGTIEILGRRDSQVKIRGFRIELGEIERKITGYNSITEAVILVNKDSHDVKFLAAFFVADATISAEELRSFLTQKLPNYMIPAHITQVPQIPLNRNGKVDQKELNKLAKSNKETTRELVLPTTEIQIALHNIWKELFDKEDISITDDFFDIGGHSIKAMNLVSTIHKNLNIKIDIGNVFEDRNIKTLAETILQTQENEFQEIEALSEQPSYAVSSSQQRFWALSQFQEANKAYTIPSIYTLTGDLDKAALAFAFQSITKRHESFRTTFKEDENKELRQFISSDEENNFEIDFVDFRNRPENELEESINNLIQVVFNLSEGPLLKVSVLQVEESKAILVAVMHHIISDGLSIEVFIEELLHLYKVHKNELPVNLKPLRIQYKDFAAWQNQQLENESLQVHKAYWMEKFSGELPVLSLQKSKIRPKIKSYNGETSTINIDSKTVENFKNVLDQENLTLFMGLLTVVNVLIYKYTNQEDIILGSPIAGRNHTDLEGQIGCFINVLALRCQFSDKDAVTDLFRKVKKLTQEAYEHQIYPFDQLISDLNLTHDISRNPLFDASVVLQNADLDQKIDSLNSEGLEIALYERIKATVSRFDVSFNFVETVKGLEFSLVYNTDIFDAGFIRQIQKHFQNLLNAVIANPGDAIASLSYLSADERQLLSSDFSSGTFNSQVCLDIVDAFQQQVSKTPGQIAVVYKNRQLTYEELDRNANKIAHLLTTEYGLTNGEKVGIVLDKSELLISTILGILKAGGVYVPIDVESPKIRKEFIVDDINTRMIITQMDYIYDIDFFRGSTIVIDIQLGTLENYSPAPQITNSPDAPAYIMYTSGSTGNPKGVLVPHKGVTRLVKNTNYIDFDTVHAILSTGSVSFDASTFEFWGALLNGGKLVLCDKEDLLNTKKLSALIKTEKVDTMWFTSGLLNQFTDQDVSLFEGLINVLAGGEKLSAKHIRKLLEAYPELNLINGYGPTENTTFSATYKIIAPVEEDIPIGKPINNSKAYILDQNLQLCPLGVVGEIYLAGDGLSLGYLNAEELNAEKFLNPQTLNNERVYKTGDLGLWLPDGNIKFFGRKDSQIKLRGYRIELNDIEKTLDAHPDINGAVVVVKQRSEAAEDKFIVAFVKANQAMNQKELKAYLADRLPFYMIPTYFIEVEDFILNKNGKVDKDLLPEIDLSILEREYVSYRNETEKTLCEIWSEILLIEKVSVTDDFFEIGGHSLRAVKLANMIQESFGVEVSIGHIFQFRTIETMAEQLSFIQKQEQLTANKKDLQEIDIDL, encoded by the coding sequence ATGAAAGATAAGAAAATCATACAAGATTATTGGTTGAACAAAATAAAGCAATACAGTAACGACAGCAGTTATTTACTGAGCAGATCTGAACAGGTTCCTTCAGGTCAGTATAGCATTTTACTAAAAAAGAACTGTTTGGATAAGGTTGCTAAATTATCAGGAGGGAACGCCATTGCCGCAGCGACTATTTATTTGTCTGTTTTTAATATAGTGTTAAAAAGATATACGAATAACGAAAATATCTGGGTAGCTTCATCGCCTTTCATTTTGGAGGGAGTGCAGTCGGAAAAAGATGCCTTGTTGTTTTATAATACTGCTATATCCAATGTTTCTTCATTGAGAGATGCAATAAACGCAACCAAACAGGAGATTGAAGAAACGCTGCTTTATGATACCATTGATTTTGAGTTAATTGAAAAAGAGTTTCTAAATATTGAACTGACTCCTGAAGATTACCTTCAATATGCTTTTATATATCAGAAATTAAATCGCAGAAATAATCGAATCGCTCAGGCCAAACTTTGTCTGGAAATAGAAGATACTATTGCGGGTGAGGAATCAATTACCATACATTTTGATGCTGCAAAATACGATGCACTTTTCATTCAGAATATGTTGGAGCATTTTACGCATATACTTGAAAATAGCAGTAATCTGATTGATACTAAGGTGGATGATATTGAATTTATTACCGCCTCTGAAAAACAACAGTTACTGGAGTTTTCTGGTGAATCTGAGAAGAAGATCCACGCAAGTGTTATCGAGATTTTTGAACAGCAGGTAAAGGCAACGCCTGAGAACATTGCTTTAGTTTATAAAGGAAAAAAATACACCTATACAGCCGTAAACCGAAAAGTAAATCATCTGGCCAGTTTATTGCAAAAAGAGTACGGAATTAAATCCGGGGATATTATCGGGATCATGACAGATTATTCGGCCAATACGATTTTCTCTTTTGCTGCGGCATTAAAACTGGGTGCCACTTATTTACCTCTGGATTATAATCTTACGACAGAAAGACTTGATTATATCTTATCGGACACACAGCCCAAAGTGATCATCACTCAAATCGAGTATCTGAATGACCTGTTTCATTATGATATTCCGTTATTTAGTATAGACGTGATGCTTAATGAAGAAAATATTTCCGATGCAAACTGGCAAAACAATAGTAAGGGAGATATCGCTTACATCATGTACACTTCAGGATCAACCGGAGTGCCAAAAGGTGTTGTGATAAAAGATAAAAGTATCGTACGCTTGGTGAAAGAAACCAATTATATCAAAATTGATCCTCAGGATCGTATTCTGGCCATCTCAAATTCTTCGTTCGACGGTTCTACTTTTGATATTTGGGGAGCATTATTAAACGGAGCAACTTTACACATTCCGGAGAAAGATTTAGTGCTCAATTTTGAGCTGCTGTTTCAGGCTATTACCGCAAATGAAATTTCGGTTGTTTTTATGACAACGGCTTTGTTCAACTCCATGGTGGATACTGACATTGACAGTCTTAAAAACTTGAGAAAAATTCTTTTTGGCGGAGAAATGGTTTCCGTATCTCATGTGCGAAAGTTTGTCAATTATTTCGGAAGCGGAAGGCTAATACACGTTTATGGACCTACCGAAAACACTACTTTTTCAACTTTTTACCCAGTTGATGAAGTTTCAGAAGATGCGCCAAGCATCCCGATAGGAAAACCAATTTCCTATACACAATGTTACATTCTTAACGAGAGCATGAAATTACAGCCTGTTGGTATTACAGGAGAATTGTATGTTTCGGGCGAAGGTGTTGCAGCGGGGTACTTAAACAAAGAAGAACTCACTTCAAAAAGTTTTGTTGAAAATCCTTATCAGGAAAACGCTCTGTTGTATAAAACAGGAGACATCTGTAAATGGCTGCCTGACGGTACAATAGAAATTTTAGGAAGAAGAGACAGTCAGGTGAAAATTCGTGGTTTCAGAATAGAATTAGGTGAAATCGAACGAAAGATAACGGGTTACAATAGTATTACCGAAGCTGTAATTCTCGTAAACAAAGACAGCCATGATGTGAAATTTTTAGCAGCGTTTTTCGTTGCCGATGCTACTATTAGTGCTGAAGAGCTTCGTTCTTTCCTGACACAAAAACTGCCGAACTATATGATTCCGGCTCATATTACTCAGGTGCCTCAGATTCCATTGAACAGAAACGGAAAAGTAGATCAGAAAGAATTAAACAAACTGGCAAAATCAAATAAGGAAACAACCAGAGAGCTTGTTTTGCCAACGACTGAAATCCAAATAGCCCTGCACAATATTTGGAAAGAACTGTTTGATAAAGAAGATATCAGTATAACCGATGATTTTTTTGACATTGGAGGACACAGCATTAAGGCAATGAACCTGGTGTCGACCATTCATAAAAACTTAAATATAAAAATAGACATTGGAAACGTTTTTGAAGATCGAAATATTAAAACGCTTGCAGAAACGATACTTCAGACACAGGAAAATGAATTTCAGGAAATAGAAGCTTTATCGGAGCAGCCAAGTTATGCGGTTTCATCATCACAGCAGCGTTTTTGGGCATTGAGTCAGTTTCAGGAAGCCAACAAAGCCTATACAATTCCCAGTATCTACACCTTAACAGGAGATCTGGATAAAGCAGCTTTAGCTTTTGCTTTTCAATCCATAACCAAACGACATGAAAGTTTTAGAACCACTTTCAAAGAAGATGAAAATAAGGAATTAAGACAATTTATATCGTCTGATGAGGAGAATAATTTTGAGATAGATTTCGTTGATTTTCGCAATCGCCCGGAAAACGAATTAGAAGAAAGCATCAACAATCTCATTCAGGTAGTATTTAATTTATCAGAAGGGCCGCTTTTAAAAGTGAGTGTATTGCAGGTAGAAGAATCCAAAGCGATACTGGTAGCGGTGATGCATCATATTATTAGCGACGGGCTGTCTATAGAGGTTTTTATCGAAGAGCTGCTGCATTTGTACAAAGTCCATAAAAATGAGCTTCCCGTAAATTTAAAACCGCTTAGAATACAATACAAAGATTTTGCCGCCTGGCAGAATCAACAATTGGAGAACGAATCGTTGCAGGTTCACAAAGCCTACTGGATGGAGAAATTCTCAGGAGAACTTCCTGTTTTGAGCCTTCAGAAAAGTAAAATTCGTCCTAAGATAAAATCATATAATGGTGAGACGTCGACCATAAACATTGACAGCAAAACAGTAGAAAATTTTAAAAATGTACTGGATCAGGAAAACCTGACTTTGTTCATGGGGTTGCTAACGGTAGTTAATGTCTTGATTTATAAATATACCAATCAGGAAGATATTATACTTGGAAGCCCAATTGCCGGAAGAAATCATACTGATTTAGAGGGACAAATAGGCTGTTTCATTAATGTGTTGGCTTTACGTTGTCAGTTTTCAGATAAGGATGCCGTAACGGACTTATTCCGAAAGGTAAAAAAACTAACTCAGGAAGCCTACGAACATCAGATTTATCCTTTCGATCAATTAATCAGTGATTTGAATCTGACACATGATATTAGCAGAAATCCTTTGTTTGATGCCAGCGTTGTTTTGCAAAATGCAGATTTAGATCAGAAGATAGATTCTTTAAACAGCGAAGGCCTTGAAATAGCTTTATATGAAAGAATTAAAGCAACTGTAAGCCGATTTGATGTTTCATTCAATTTTGTAGAAACGGTAAAAGGACTGGAGTTTAGCTTAGTTTACAATACCGATATTTTTGATGCAGGTTTTATTCGTCAAATTCAGAAACATTTTCAAAATCTGTTGAATGCGGTAATTGCAAACCCGGGTGATGCCATTGCTTCGCTTTCTTATTTGTCTGCAGATGAAAGACAACTTCTTTCATCAGATTTTAGTAGCGGAACTTTTAATTCTCAGGTTTGCCTGGATATTGTCGACGCTTTTCAGCAGCAGGTTAGTAAAACACCTGGACAAATAGCTGTCGTTTACAAAAACCGACAATTGACGTATGAGGAATTGGATCGCAATGCGAACAAAATTGCTCATTTGTTAACGACAGAATATGGACTCACTAATGGTGAAAAAGTCGGAATTGTTTTAGACAAATCAGAACTTTTGATCAGTACTATACTCGGAATTTTAAAAGCGGGCGGGGTATATGTTCCAATCGATGTGGAAAGTCCGAAAATCAGAAAGGAGTTTATTGTCGATGATATCAATACCAGAATGATCATTACCCAGATGGACTATATATATGATATCGATTTCTTTAGGGGAAGTACGATCGTCATAGACATTCAATTAGGTACTTTAGAAAATTATTCTCCCGCTCCACAAATTACGAACAGTCCTGACGCTCCGGCATACATCATGTACACCTCCGGGTCTACCGGAAATCCAAAAGGAGTTTTGGTACCGCATAAAGGAGTAACCAGACTGGTTAAAAACACCAATTACATCGATTTTGATACGGTACACGCCATATTGTCTACAGGTTCTGTGTCTTTTGATGCGTCGACTTTTGAATTCTGGGGAGCGTTGCTTAATGGCGGAAAACTAGTTTTATGCGATAAAGAAGATTTGTTAAATACTAAAAAACTTTCTGCATTAATAAAAACAGAAAAAGTAGATACCATGTGGTTTACATCTGGTTTATTGAATCAGTTTACAGATCAGGACGTATCTCTTTTTGAAGGATTAATCAATGTGTTGGCAGGAGGTGAAAAATTATCCGCGAAACACATTCGTAAATTGTTAGAAGCTTATCCCGAGCTCAATCTTATTAACGGTTACGGCCCTACCGAAAACACTACATTTTCGGCAACCTATAAAATTATAGCACCCGTAGAAGAGGACATCCCGATTGGTAAACCGATTAACAATTCTAAGGCTTACATCTTAGATCAAAATTTACAGTTATGTCCTTTGGGAGTTGTTGGTGAGATATATCTGGCAGGTGACGGGCTTTCTTTAGGCTACTTAAATGCAGAAGAATTGAATGCCGAAAAATTCCTGAATCCGCAGACGCTTAACAATGAAAGAGTTTATAAAACTGGCGATTTAGGATTATGGCTGCCGGATGGAAATATCAAATTTTTTGGAAGAAAAGACAGTCAGATCAAACTTCGCGGTTATCGAATTGAACTAAATGATATTGAAAAAACTTTAGACGCTCATCCGGATATTAATGGTGCAGTAGTAGTAGTGAAACAACGATCAGAGGCCGCGGAAGATAAATTTATTGTTGCTTTTGTTAAAGCCAATCAGGCTATGAATCAAAAGGAATTAAAGGCCTATCTGGCAGACAGACTTCCATTTTATATGATTCCAACCTATTTTATAGAAGTAGAGGATTTCATTTTGAATAAAAATGGAAAGGTGGATAAAGACCTTCTTCCAGAGATTGATTTATCCATACTGGAAAGAGAATATGTTTCTTATCGAAATGAAACAGAGAAGACCCTCTGTGAGATTTGGAGTGAAATATTGTTGATCGAAAAGGTCAGTGTAACCGATGATTTTTTTGAAATAGGAGGACATAGTTTAAGAGCCGTAAAATTGGCCAATATGATTCAGGAAAGTTTCGGTGTTGAAGTGAGTATAGGGCATATATTTCAATTCAGAACTATTGAAACCATGGCAGAGCAGCTTAGTTTCATTCAGAAACAAGAACAGTTGACAGCAAACAAAAAAGACCTGCAGGAAATCGATATTGACCTGTAA